The sequence gttctatcttgGGGGGACAAGCCTCTTCACTGCtatgtgcctcggtttccctgcctgtaaaatggggattatccCCCTCCTTAGCACAGGCCTCTGGGAGAGGAAGAGccagtctggggcagggggatatACTGGCCTAGCAGACAGCTGGGAGTATCCTGGCCGCAAGGGCAGTGGGTGGTGAATGATTTGCACACTCAGTCCTGCCAGGGCCCGGGCGTGAGGCCTGACGGGTCTATAATAATCTGCTTCCTCTACATTGCAGCTCCAGGAACCATGGCCGAGACGTTCCTCGTTGAGAGCCCTGATGTGACCTATAGCAAGGACTACATTGAGGCCAAGTACACGTACAGCACCGTGCACGTGAGCAGGGAGGATGGCGTCACCAAGGTACCTGCTGTTGGCGGGTCCAGCGTAGGACCGTGGCCCTGTGCCTACTGGAGAGGGAAATGCATTTGTTTGGCTCTGTGCACCTTCCCCACTGGTAGGAGTGGCCCAGAGCCCTGCTTGGCCTGGCTGGACTCAGGCTGTGTGAGCTGCCATGGGGCAGGTTCCTCCGCTGGGCCAGGGAGCGATGGGGCACTTGGGGACACTACAGGCAGGACGAAGTGCCTGAGCAGTGTCTGCCTGCAGGCTGCTTCCCCTCTCCGCCTGCCACAGCCTGGGGGCATCTGTGCCATGGGGCCAGGACTCTTAAGTTCTAACATTTAACAATGCTGTGTTGGGCCTGATCACATTGCCGCTGGTTTCCCTGGGCTCTGAAGAGCTAGTGGGAGCAGCCTCCCCATTGCAGAGGGAACCAGCCTTGGGGTGGGCTGGGCAAGCTGTCCTGGTGCATCGGTCGGGTTCTGCTGCCCCGTCCACTTGCGAAGCCCTGCAGTGCTGGGttccctcattcccctgcagcgcCAGCGGACGAGCATGCCCCACGTGCGTCTTGTCCTGtcccctgcctcctcctctccttgtgCTCTGTCCGAAGGCTGCACCCCGGTTCTCACTGCCTGTCTTGGGTTCCTAGGTGAAGCCGCAGTCGACCAAGTTCACCTTCCGCACAGAGAGGCAGGTCCCCCGCCTGGGGGTGATGCTGGTGGGATGGGGTGGCAACAATGGCACCACAGTGACAGCGGCTGTGCTGGCCAACAGGCTGGGCCTCTCTTGGATGACCAAGACCGGACGGAAGGTGAGTGAGTCTCGTCCCCCAGCGTCTGGTGGTGCTTTCCAGGGCGCAGGTGGTCTCTAGCCAGCTGCCGAGGCTGCAGGGCCTGCGACCGGCTGGCTCATCTCAAAGACCCAGATGCAGCCCCAGCTGGTTGCCCGTGAGATGGAGCCTGGGCCCAGGTGAGTGGGTGGATGAGCCAAAGCCCTGCCCTGCTGGAGTGTGCCTGGTTGTGAGGCctcagagctccaggctggcccCTGAGGCTCTCCCAGCCTGTGGGGTGTGGGGCTGTGCTGTGCCTGGGGGGCCATGTCTGTCGTGGCCTCGGCCTGGGAAGCGCTCGTGGGGCCTGTGGTGACGGTAATGTGGCGCTCAGACCCTGCGCAGGGGGCTCTCCCCAAACCATGTGGCGTGGTCCAGCTGGGAGCCGAGCTGCATGGGCTGTGCCGGGGCCTGGGCACTCAGACCTTGGGGAGGGGCCCCCGGCTCCCATGTTCTGTGCCCCCTGGaaggtcccaggggtgggggagcTCCCCCGCCTGGGCACCCCTGGGGCTCAGTGTCCCCTTGGTGCTCTCCCTCTTCCCAGTATGCCAACTACTACGGCTCCTTGCTGCAAGCGTCCACTGTCTGCCTGGGAACTGGCCCCACGGGCGACGTCTACGTGCCCTTCCGGGACCTGCTGCCCATGGTGCACCCTAATGACATCATCTTTGATGGTGAGTGTGAATGCTGTGGGGGGTGGGATGGTCCAAGGGGACGGGGGCCAAAGGGGGGGGCTGTGGATGGGGGGGTGGCCCaagtggggggctctgtgggcaGGGGCCCAGAGCTCTGACTGGCATCTCCTCCCATGTCTCAGGCTGGGATGTCTCCTCCCTGAACTTGGCTGAGGCCATGAGACGGGCCAAAGTCCTCGACtggcagctgcaggagcagctctGGCCCCACATGGTGAAGATGAAGCCCCGCCCCTCTATTTACATCCCAGGATTCGTTGCAGCCAATCAGGACGACCGAGCCGACCACGTCCTCCGTGGGACGAAGGCTGAGCAGGTGTGTGTCGTTCCCATTGCTGCAGGGGTGAACCctgtggctggggtgggggaacagcaggctctctggggctcctgggctggctctgaccctgctgcctgggctgggggagctgggccaggatttcGGAGCAGCCTCTGCCTGCGAGACCTGGGACGAGCCCTGGGCTGCGTGCCAGCAGTGGGGAGGCTGGGGCCTGTGCTCcacaggggggtgctgggggcacagTTCTGGCACCTACCTCTAAGCACCGTCCCTGCTGCCCACCGGAGCTGACCCACACTGGGCAGGACAGGATTCCTCCAattgcaggggcctggggggccCAGCAGCTTCCCTGCCAGTGCCCTGTCCTGGGCTCGTGCTGCTGGGCGCTGACAAGCCCCTCGTGCAGGTGGCACAGATCCGCAGGGACATCCAGGAGTTCAAGGCCACCAGCGGGGTGGACAAGGTCGTGGTCCTGTGGACGGCCAACACCGAGCGCTTCTGCGACGTGCTGCCGGGCGTTAACGACACGGCTGCCAACCTGCTGCAGGCCATTGAGGTGAGGACCCATGGGGGGCGTGTGCCCCCCCCGCCGACCGGGGGATGGGCGCGCTGCGTCAGCTGCCCTAGTGGCAGCTGGTCTCGTCTCTGGTGCTCCGGATGCAGCCAGCCTGGGGGGCTGGTTCTGGCTCCTAccaggggcaggggcactggTTTTGTCCTTCAGTGGGGCCACAGcacagtcctggagctgggggggatgggactggaggagctggttttgggggcagCGGCCCCattgtgtgggggggctgggctgaatAGTGGGAATGTGGGGGCAGAGCGGACAGTGGTGCCCTGTGATATATTTTCTGAGGGCCTGGTGCTCCAACTGACTGTCTGGAGGGGGACCCTGCCCATGCGCTGCACTGAGGTCTCCCCATCTACTCAGCGAGGCCTcgaggtgtctccctccacgctcTTCGCCGTGGCCAGCATCCTGGAGGGCTGCGCCTACATCAACGGCTCCCCCCAGAACACCTTGGTGCCAGGTGCCGTGGAGCTTGCCCTGCAGCGCCGCGTCTTCATCTGCGGAGACGACCTGAAGTCTGGGCAGACCAAGCTCAAGTCGGTGCTGGTGGATTTCCTGGTTAGCGCCGGCCTCAAGGTGAGCAGGTGCCGGGGGCGCCCGCTGGGCGGGCGACACTGCTGGGCCGGGTCAGTGGGCTGCCAGGGAGCTCTGGGTGGGTTCCCCTCCTGGAGCCCAGGGGCCAAGTCCCGGCACAGTCACCAGGGAGAGGGAATCTGGCctcagcagagccctgggctggggtgggagggattgtaacccctcctgcagccaggtGCAGGCCAGCTCCCCAAGGAGGCAGAGGCCTTGCACCGCACGAgtggaggggctgcaggttgggattaaggcatgggagggtggggctgtgggtagggagtGAGGCACATCTGAATGGTGACAGCTGCATAATCCCCAAGAGCTttgggggctgagcagggctggagcatccCGGGAGTGGGGTCAGAGGTGGTTCAGTTCGGCCCTTCCCCTTGGAATCAGACAAACCTGTCCCATggcacagggttgggggggcacagagcaGAGTCCTCTTCCCTACCCTGGCTGGGCCTCCCCAGCAGTTGGGTTTGGAGCTGTGATCTGTAGGGCTGCTGTGACCCATCTTCCCCACCCTCCGCTCTCTGCCCCAGACTGTGTCCATCGTCAGCTACAACCACCTGGGCAACAACGATGGGAAGAACCTGTCGGCCCCGCAGCAGTTCCGCTCCAAGGAGGTCTCCAAGAGCAACGTGGTGGATGACATGGTGCAGTCGAACCCCCTGCTCTATGGGCCCCAGGAGAAGCCTGATCACTGTGTGAGTCCCAGTGGAGGGAGTCCCCTGGAGTTGTACCTGGCTCTgtttgggagtgggggggagctGCCCTGAAGCCCCTGCCCGGGGGTGGCTCTG comes from Gopherus flavomarginatus isolate rGopFla2 chromosome 24, rGopFla2.mat.asm, whole genome shotgun sequence and encodes:
- the ISYNA1 gene encoding inositol-3-phosphate synthase 1; this encodes MPRGSAVEPSRAEPAPGTMAETFLVESPDVTYSKDYIEAKYTYSTVHVSREDGVTKVKPQSTKFTFRTERQVPRLGVMLVGWGGNNGTTVTAAVLANRLGLSWMTKTGRKYANYYGSLLQASTVCLGTGPTGDVYVPFRDLLPMVHPNDIIFDGWDVSSLNLAEAMRRAKVLDWQLQEQLWPHMVKMKPRPSIYIPGFVAANQDDRADHVLRGTKAEQVAQIRRDIQEFKATSGVDKVVVLWTANTERFCDVLPGVNDTAANLLQAIERGLEVSPSTLFAVASILEGCAYINGSPQNTLVPGAVELALQRRVFICGDDLKSGQTKLKSVLVDFLVSAGLKTVSIVSYNHLGNNDGKNLSAPQQFRSKEVSKSNVVDDMVQSNPLLYGPQEKPDHCVVIKYVPYVGDSKRALDEYTSEIMMGGTNTIVIHNTCEDSLLASPIILDLAILTELCQRISFCTESDPDFQGFHSVLSILGFLCKAPLVPEGSPVVNALFRQRSCIENILRACVGLPPQNHMLLEHKMQRPCPSLKRARLAECPISLKRAAAQVNGYLCPASNGHGTSQAQLHTDN